One genomic segment of Drosophila melanogaster chromosome 3L includes these proteins:
- the CG14115 gene encoding uncharacterized protein translates to MGAFRWQFYLGGVFVLGLSLAHCFLVFPRQGSFGLLAAVAIPLELGPKNVYMAFNFESNYALPSNDSYNQWIDRWDLDDHYLGVGGNVTPINARQDGGDFSQDEDNEVRRRSVGSPPPFRRHDFYRSIINFLTHYGFNGSACLLRTICEVSESPLDDQNGLLGSLFQILFMPTTSAAEQELQHVDELYKASDAGTHGPGCSEYVAHCGHSALDLISIVL, encoded by the exons ATGGGTGCCTTTCGCTGGCAGTTTTACTTGGGTGGAGTTTTCGTTCTTGGCTTGAGCTTAGCACATTGTTTTCTGGTGTTTCCTCGTCAGGGATCCTTTGGT CTACTGGCTGCTGTAGCCATTCCACTGGAACTGGGTCCCAAAAATGTGTACATGGCCTTCAACTTTGAGTCCAACTATGCACTGCCCTCCAACGATTCCTACAATCAGTGGATTGACAGG tGGGATTTGGATGATCACTATCTGGGCGTCGGAGGCAATGTGACTCCCATAAATGCCCGCCAGGATGGAGGTGATTTTTCACAGGACGAGGACAACGAGGTGAGGCGTCGCTCGGTGGGATCTCCGCCTCCCTTCAGGCGCCACGACTTCTACCGCAGCATTATAAACTTCCTGACCCACTACGGATTCAATGGCTCCGCCTGCCTGCTGCGAACAATCTGCGAGGTCAGCGAATCGCCCCTGGATGATCAAAACGGGCTGCTGGGCAGCCTGTTTCAGATTCTATTCAT GCCAACGACAAGTGCCGCGGAGCAGGAACTGCAGCACGTGGACGAGCTCTACAAGGCCTCCGATGCGGGCACGCATGGCCCGGGATGCTCCGAGTACGTGGCCCACTGCGGACATAGTGCTCTGGACCTGATAAGCATTGTGCTCTGA
- the CG34428 gene encoding uncharacterized protein has product MKFSIVFILVSCLLYQVMASLGSLFKHQRSKRAPIPWLIYPTTSPTRVMFIGGIGIPLEDLNYEAVTTGYVLKVEYWLPTTPDDLRTPTALPLTQVATPGVTGARKQRKPMFENFLVGVDELGKNTRKLLTRTNKVLSSYRWTVYKGLEGLADRLGYQGRICVLKSICEAAEEPFHYTNGLFADLLHILLTPSSSVDKLSEHADNEYYYAEKMGQSGAGCDRVFKECRRSLLQHFSELHHNLDKILF; this is encoded by the exons atgaaatttagTATAGTATTCATATTGGTCAGTTGCCTGTTGTACCAGGTGATGGCCTCCCTGGGCAGCCTCTTCAAGCATCAGAGGAGTAAAAGAGCTCCCATTCCTTGGCTTATATACCCCACCACATCACCCACTCGCGTCATG TTCATTGGCGGCATAGGTATTCCGCTGGAGGATCTCAACTACGAGGCGGTGACCACCGGCTATGTCCTAAAGGTGGAGTATTGGCTGCCCACCACTCCGGATGATCTGAGAACACCCACGGCTCTGCCCCTCACACAGGTGGCTACGCCGGGTGTTACCGGAGCCAGAAAGCAGAGGAAACCTATGTTTGAGAACTTTTTGGTTGGAGTGGATGAATTGGGCAAGAACACCAGGAAGCTGTTGACCAGGACCAACAAAGTCTTGAGTAGCTATCGATGGACTGTCTACAAGGGACTAGAGGGATTGGCCGATCGATTGGGCTATCAGGGCAGGATTTGTGTGCTGAAAAGTATATGCGAGGCGGCCGAGGAACCCTTTCATTACACAAATGGACTCTTTGCGGATCTATTGCACATATTACTCAC ACCCTCCTCCTCGGTGGACAAGTTGTCGGAACATGCTGACAACGAGTATTACTATGCGGAGAAGATGGGACAATCCGGAGCTGGATGTGATCGGGTCTTCAAGGAGTGTCGACGAAGTTTATTGCAACACTTTAGCGAACTTCATCACAATCTGGATAAGATCTTGTTTTGA
- the CG34429 gene encoding uncharacterized protein, which yields MNVLITVLVINSFVGVLGYHTPNNTENFRSESDILVRKARWLPLIYPRANPTRLQMIAGFGIPAEDLKVESVITGYVLKAQYYLPYSAKQLRTKDVHEISESRLLQNATIFDKVMQMSEQKLGFDPDILQEDLQALGSYRWSVYEAFTALAIRMKLNGRVCVLKSICESAAAPFDDRNGLLGEVLHILLTPSSSVDPLSEHSDNDYLQAERLGAAGGDCDQVYPRCPKSLLEHFSDVHHLGSEFLSMLG from the exons ATGAACGTGTTGATAACAGTGCTCGTAATTAATAGTTTTGTTGGAGTTCTTGGATATCACACTCCAAACAATACTGAGAATTTTAGAAGTGAGAGTGATATTTTAGTGCGAAAAGCCCGATGGCTGCCCTTGATTTATCCTAGAGCTAATCCAACTCGATTGCAG ATGATTGCTGGCTTTGGTATACCCGCCGAAGATCTTAAAGTTGAATCCGTCATTACGGGTTATGTTCTGAAAGCTCAATATTATTTGCCATACTCTGCCAAGCAATTGAGGACCAAGGATGTGCATGAAATCTCTGAAAGTAGGCTGCTACAAAATGCGACCATCTTCGATAAGGTCATGCAGATGTCGGAACAAAAACTTGGATTTGATCCAGATATCCTGCAGGAGGATCTGCAGGCCCTGGGCAGCTATCGTTGGTCGGTTTACGAGGCTTTCACGGCTCTGGCCATTCGCATGAAGCTGAATGGCAGAGTCTGTGTCCTGAAGAGCATCTGCGAAAGTGCTGCGGCTCCCTTCGACGATCGAAATGGTTTGCTGGGCGAAGTGcttcacatcctgctcac ACCATCTAGCTCGGTGGATCCCTTGTCGGAGCACTCGGACAATGACTACCTGCAGGCTGAGAGATTGGGAGCAGCTGGTGGCGATTGCGATCAGGTGTATCCGAGGTGTCCCAAGTCCCTGCTGGAGCACTTCAGCGATGTGCATCATTTGGGCAGTGAGTTCCTCAGCATGCTGGGTTGA